From the genome of Anoplopoma fimbria isolate UVic2021 breed Golden Eagle Sablefish chromosome 1, Afim_UVic_2022, whole genome shotgun sequence, one region includes:
- the LOC129097135 gene encoding extracellular calcium-sensing receptor-like — protein sequence MVGNEGVSGVGSSLPHCVKLTDIEPLAMQSGGDVVIGGLFPLHYDAHMQEQSYQSKPQLTPCSGFNHRAFRWIMTMVFAVEEINRNSSLLPGVKLGYRIMDSCNHVHTSLRTLLSLFRETLDSSTKSQALPSCLSDSSVSAVIGLASSSPTRAAAHTLGPFNLPLVSYFATCSCLTDKYMYPSFLRTVPSDLFQVRGLVQLVTFLGWLWVGTIGTMDDYSQYGIQAFSNQLRQQGGCVAFHLTIPKSPTAAEIQEIADRLQSSTAMVVVVFGRQGHLLDLFLELAQRNVTGIQWVASEAWVTANLLTSASFHPLLEGTLGFSFPGVRIPGLKEFLLNVRPSPKPGMAFVNMFWEELFSCRLEFRDKSTAEKPVCTGSEDLRYTDSSFTDVSQVRVSYNVYKAVYAIAHALHTLLNCDSAEHYGMCENHESFTSSQLLHHLKTVNFTNQFEEKVYFDSNGEPVPLYDIINWQKDSKGKIRFIKVGSYDGSAPLKEQLQIEQSTIVWTTGQSQVPSSLCSPPCTPGSRQARRRGEPHCCFDCLPCADGEISNQTGSTECTKCAEYYWSDKDKVKCVAGVDEFLSFHDIMGIILVALTLLGVVLTTIVTAVFQRFRSTPIVKANNSEISFLLLLSLKLCFLCSLVFIGQPSVWTCRLRQAAFGISFVLCLSCLLVKTIVVLLAFRANVPGSSALKLFGPSQQRTMILCTTAPQICLCAGCLLGAPPFPFKNSNYQASTGKIIVECKEPWPPGFYLVLGYIGLLAFVCHILAFLGRKLPDTFNEAKLITFSMLIFLAVWISFIPAYVSSPGKFTVAVEVFAILASSFGLLLCIYLPKCYIILLQPQRNIKKGMMGKYLT from the exons ATGGTGGGGAATGAGGGAGTGAGTGGGGTTGGTTCGAGTTTACCTCACTGTGTGAAACTGACGGACATTGAGCCTCTGGCAATGCAGTCGGGAGGGGATGTTGTGATTGGAGGGCTTTTCCCTCTGCATTATGATGCTCATATGCAAGAGCAAAGCTACCAAAGCAAACCTCAGCTCACACCTTGCAGTGG CTTTAACCACAGGGCCTTCCGATGGATAATGACCATGGTGTTTGCAGTGGAGGAAATAAACCGTAATTCGAGCCTGTTACCAGGTGTTAAACTTGGCTATAGAATTATGGACAGCTGTAATCATGTCCACACCAGCCTGAGAACTCTTTTGTCTTTATTCA GGGAGACATTAGATAGCAGTACAAAATCTCAAGCTTTACCCTCATGTCTGTCTGATTCTTCTGTGTCGGCTGTGATCGGCCTTGCATCCTCTTCCCCTACCAGAGCTGCAGCTCACACCCTTGGCCCTTTCAACCTTCCACTG GTGAGTTATTTTGCCACTTGTAGCTGTCTCACTGACAAGTATATGTACCCGTCATTCTTGCGGACTGTGCCGAGTGATCTCTTTCAAGTTAGAGGTCTTGTTCAGCTGGTCACCTTCTTAGGCTGGCTCTGGGTTGGCACAATAGGGACTATG GATGACTACAGTCAATATGGAATCCAAGCATTTTCCAACCAGTTAAGACAACAAGGTGGGTGTGTGGCATTTCATTTGACCATCCCAAAATCACCCACAGCAGCCGAGATACAAGAAATAGCAGACAGGCTACAGAGTTCAACTgcgatggtggtggtggtcttTGGAAGGCAAGGACACCTGCTGGACCTTTTCTTAGAG CTGGCTCAGAGAAATGTGACAGGAATCCAGTGGGTAGCTAGTGAAGCCTGGGTGACCGCTAATCTGCTGACCTCAGCCAGCTTCCACCCTCTCCTAGAGGGCACGCTGGGCTTCTCCTTTCCTGGAGTCAGGATCCCCGGCTTGAAAGAGTTCCTGTTGAATGTCCGCCCTTCTCCCAAACCTGGAATGGCATTTGTCAACATGTTCTGGGAAGAGCTGTTTAGCTGCAGGCTAGAGTTTAGAG ATAAAAGTACTGCTGAAAAACCTGTATGCACTGGTTCAGAGGATCTGAGGTACACTGACAGCAGCTTTACTGATGTATCTCAGGTCAGAGTATCCTATAATGTTTATAAAGCTGTATACGCCATCGCCCATGCTCTTCACACTTTATTAAACTGTGATTCTGCAGAACATTACGGAATGTGTGAGAATCATGAATCATTCACTTCTAGTCAG TTGCTGCATCATCTGAAGACAGTGAATTTCACCAACCAATTTGAGGAGAAGGTTTATTTTGACTCCAACGGAGAGCCGGTCCCTCTCTATGACATCATTAACTGGCAGAAGGACAGCAAGGGGAAAATTAG ATTTATAAAAGTGGGAAGCTATGATGGTTCCGCTCCATTGAAAGAACAGTTGCAGATAGAGCAGAGCACCATTGTGTGGACCACAGGACAGTCACAG GTGCCTTCATCTCTATGTAGTCCTCCATGCACCCCTGGCAGCAGACAGGCCAGACGTCGAGGAGAGCCCCACTGTTGCTTTGATTGTTTGCCCTGTGCAGATGGAGAGATCAGCAACCAGACTG GTTCCACCGAGTGCACCAAATGTGCAGAATACTACTGGTCAGACAAAGACAAGGTGAAATGCGTTGCTGGGGTCGATGAATTCCTCTCTTTCCACGACATCATGGGCATCATCCTGGTCGCACTCACACTGCTGGGCGTTGTCCTGACAACCATCGTCACTGCTGTCTTTCAACGTTTCCGGTCCACACCGATTGTCAAGGCCAACAACTCAGAAATAagtttccttctcctcctgtcccTCAAGCTGTGCTTCTTGTGTTCCCTGGTGTTCATTGGCCAGCCATCTGTGTGGACATGTAGGCTCCGCCAGGCAGCATTTGGGATTAGCTTtgttctctgtctttcctgCCTACTCGTTAAGACCATAGTGGTTCTCTTGGCTTTTCGTGCTAATGTACCTGGTTCAAGTGCCCTGAAGCTGTTTGGTCCCTCTCAACAGCGGACTATGATCCTCTGCACTACAGCTCCTCAG ATTTGTCTCTGCGCTGGTTGTCTTTTGGGTGCACCTCCTTTCCCATTCAAGAACTCAAACTACCAAGCCTCAACTGGAAAA ATTATTGTGGAGTGTAAGGAGCCATGGCCTCCTGGATTTTATCTGGTCCTGGGCTACATTGGTCTACTGGCCTTCGTCTGCCACATCCTGGCGTTCCTTGGTCGCAAGCTACCTGATACCTTCAATGAGGCAAAGCTCATCACCTTCAGCATGCTGATCTTCTTGGCCGTGTGGATCTCTTTCATCCCAGCTTATGTCAGCTCTCCTGGGAAGTTCACTGTGGCTGTGGAAGTATTTGCTATATTAGCCTCCAGTTTTGGACTGTTGCTCTGTATTTATTTGCcgaaatgttatataatattactaCAGCCTCAGAGAAACATTAAGAAAGGAATGATGGGTAAATATCTCACATGA
- the LOC129097142 gene encoding extracellular calcium-sensing receptor-like — MVGNEGVSGVGSSLPHCVKLTDIEPLAMQSGGDVVIGGLFPLHYDAHMQEQSYQSKPQLTPCSGFYHRAFRWIMTMVFAVEEINRNSSLLPGVKLGYRIMDSCDHVHTSLRTLLSLENVTGEILDSSTKSQALPSCLSESSVSAVIGLASSSPTRAVAHTLGPFNLPLVSYFATCSCLTDKYMYPSFLRTVPSDLFQVRGLVQLVTFLGWLWVGTIGTTDDYSQYGIQAFSNQLRQQGGCVAFHLTIPKSPTAAEIQEIADKLQSSTAMVVVVFGSQGQLLGLFLELAQRNVTGIQWVASEAWVTAKLLTSARFHPLLEGTLGFSFPGVRIPGLKEFLLNVRPSPKPGMAFVNMFWEKLFSCRLEFKDKSTAEKPVCTGSEDLRYTDSSFTDVSKVRVSYNVYKAVYAIAHALHTLLNCDSAEHYGMCENHKSFTSSQLLHHLKTVNFTNQFEEKVYFDSNGEPVPLYDIINWQKDSKGKIRFIKVGSYDGSAPLKEQLQIEQSTIVWTTGQSQVPSSLCSPPCSPGSRQARRPGEPHCCFDCLPCADGEISNQTGSTECTKCAEYYWSDKDQVKCVAGVDEFLSFHDIMGIILVALTLLGVVLTTIVTAVFQRFRSTPIVKANNSEISFLLLLSLKLCFLCSLVFIGQPSVWTCRLRQAAFGISFVLCLSCLLVKTIVVLLAFRANVPGSSALKLFGPSQQRTMILCTTAPQICLCAGCLLGAPPFPFKNSNYQASTGKIIVECKEPWPPGFYLVLGYIGLLAFVCLILAFLGRKLPDTFNEAKLITFSMLIFLAVWISFIPAYVSSPGKFTVAVEVFAILASSFGLLLCIYLPKCYIILLQPQRNIKKGMTGKFLT; from the exons ATGGTGGGGAATGAGGGAGTGAGTGGGGTTGGTTCGAGTTTACCTCACTGTGTGAAACTGACGGACATTGAGCCTCTGGCAATGCAGTCGGGAGGGGATGTTGTGATTGGAGGGCTTTTCCCTCTGCATTATGATGCTCATATGCAAGAGCAAAGCTACCAAAGCAAACCTCAGCTCACACCTTGCAGTGG CTTTTACCACAGGGCCTTCCGATGGATAATGACCATGGTGTTTGCAGTGGAGGAAATAAACCGTAATTCGAGCCTGTTACCAGGTGTTAAACTTGGCTATAGAATTATGGACAGCTGTGATCATGTCCACACCAGCCTGAGAACTCTTTTGTCTTTA GAAAATGTAACAGGGGAGATATTAGATAGCAGTACAAAATCTCAAGCTTTACCCTCATGTCTGTCTGAATCTTCTGTGTCGGCTGTGATCGGCCTTGCATCCTCTTCCCCTACAAGAGCTGTAGCTCACACCCTTGGCCCTTTCAACCTTCCACTG GTGAGTTATTTTGCCACTTGTAGCTGTCTCACTGACAAGTATATGTACCCGTCATTCTTGCGGACTGTGCCGAGTGATCTCTTTCAAGTTAGAGGTCTTGTTCAGCTGGTCACCTTCTTAGGCTGGCTCTGGGTTGGCACAATAGGGACTACG GATGACTACAGTCAATATGGAATCCAAGCATTTTCCAACCAGTTAAGACAACAAGGTGGGTGTGTGGCATTTCATTTGACCATCCCAAAATCACCCACAGCAGCCGAGATACAAGAAATAGCAGACAAGCTACAGAGTTCAACTgcaatggtggtggtggtcttTGGAAGTCAAGGACAGCTGCTGGGCCTTTTCTTAGAG CTGGCTCAGAGAAATGTGACAGGAATCCAGTGGGTAGCTAGTGAAGCCTGGGTGACCGCTAAACTGCTGACCTCAGCCCGCTTCCACCCTCTCCTAGAGGGCACGCTGGGCTTCTCCTTTCCTGGAGTCAGGATCCCCGGCTTGAAAGAGTTCCTGTTGAATGTCCGCCCTTCTCCCAAACCTGGAATGGCATTTGTCAACATGTTCTGGGAAAAGCTGTTTAGCTGCAGGCTAGAGTTTAAAG ATAAAAGTACTGCTGAAAAACCTGTATGCACTGGTTCAGAGGATCTGCGGTACACTGACAGCAGCTTTACTGATGTATCTAAGGTCAGAGTATCCTATAATGTTTATAAAGCTGTATACGCCATCGCCCATGCTCTTCACACTTTATTAAACTGTGATTCTGCAGAACATTACGGAATGTGTGAGAATCATAAATCATTCACTTCTAGTCAG ttgCTGCATCATCTGAAGACAGTGAATTTCACCAACCAATTTGAGGAGAAGGTTTATTTTGACTCCAACGGAGAGCCGGTCCCTCTCTATGACATCATTAACTGGCAGAAGGACAGCAAGGGGAAAATTAG ATTTATAAAAGTGGGAAGCTATGATGGTTCCGCTCCATTGAAAGAACAGTTGCAGATAGAGCAGAGCACCATTGTGTGGACCACAGGACAGTCACAG GTGCCTTCATCTCTATGTAGTCCTCCATGCTCCCCTGGCAGCAGACAGGCCAGACGTCCAGGAGAGCCCCACTGTTGCTTTGATTGTTTGCCCTGTGCAGATGGAGAGATCAGCAACCAGACTG GTTCCACCGAGTGCACCAAATGTGCAGAATACTACTGGTCAGACAAAGACCAGGTGAAATGCGTTGCTGGGGTCGATGAATTCCTCTCTTTCCACGACATCATGGGCATCATCCTGGTCGCACTCACACTGCTGGGCGTTGTCCTGACAACCATCGTCACTGCTGTCTTTCAACGTTTCCGGTCCACACCGATTGTCAAGGCCAACAACTCAGAAATAAGTTTCCTGCTTCTCCTGTCCCTCAAGCTGTGCTTCTTGTGTTCCCTGGTGTTCATTGGCCAGCCATCTGTGTGGACATGTAGGCTCCGCCAGGCAGCATTTGGGATTAGCTTtgttctctgtctttcctgCCTACTCGTTAAGACCATAGTGGTTCTCTTGGCTTTTCGTGCTAATGTACCTGGTTCAAGTGCCCTGAAGCTGTTTGGTCCCTCTCAACAGCGGACTATGATCCTCTGCACTACAGCTCCTCAG ATTTGTCTCTGCGCTGGTTGTCTTTTGGGTGCACCTCCTTTCCCATTCAAGAACTCAAACTACCAAGCCTCAACTGGAAAA ATTATTGTGGAGTGTAAGGAGCCATGGCCTCCTGGATTTTATCTGGTCCTGGGCTACATTGGTCTACTGGCCTTCGTCTGCCTCATCCTGGCGTTCCTTGGTCGCAAGCTACCTGATACCTTCAATGAGGCAAAGCTCATCACCTTCAGCATGCTGATCTTCTTGGCCGTGTGGATCTCTTTCATCCCAGCTTATGTCAGCTCTCCTGGGAAGTTCACTGTGGCTGTGGAAGTATTTGCTATATTAGCCTCCAGTTTTGGACTGTTGCTCTGTATTTATTTGCcgaaatgttatataatattactaCAGCCTCAGAGAAACATTAAGAAAGGAATGACGGGAAAATTTCTCACATGA